The following DNA comes from SAR324 cluster bacterium.
CTTCTTCTCAGCGATCAAGGAAACAACTGTTGTAGATGAACACACGGTTCGTTTCCGTATGGACGATCCTTATGCTCCATTACTTTCGAATCTGGCCTACCCCACTGGGCTGATCATTTCCCCGGAAGCTGTCAAAAAACACGGGAAGGATGTAGGGCGGAATCCAGCTGGAACTGGGCCTTACCAATTTAGAGAATGGAAGAGTAATCAACACGTCATTTTGGATCAAAACGGTGGCTACTGGGATGGGCAGGCCGGATTGAGGTCTGTGGTGTTCAGGCCAATCACGGATGCAAACACCCGGGTGGCAGAGATGCTCTCAGGTGGTATTGATATGATGGTCGAGGTTCCACCTGATAACGTAGCGACTTTCTCTTCAAACAGCAGCTATGCTTTGCATGAGCAGGCTGGACCACATCTTTGGTTTCTGATTCTGAATTTGAAAGAGGGACCTCTACAAGACAAGCGAGTTCGACAAGCTTTGAACTATGCCATCAACAAGCAGGCACTAGTTGAGAATGTTCTTCAAAATACTGCCACGGTGGCAAGCGGCCCAACTCCTGCTGCGTTCTCCTGGGCTTATAATGATGCGCTGCAACCCTATCCTTACGACCCGGCTAAAGCACGCGAGTTGGTGAAAGCTGCTGGTGCAGAGGGTGCAACATTGACCTTCTACGTAACTGAGGGAGGCTCTGGAATGTTGGATCCTGTACCAATGGGAACTGCTATTCAGGCGGATCTCAAGGCGATTGGTTTGAACGTTAAAATTGAAACCTACGAGTGGAATACTTTCCTGGGCAAGGTCAATCCAGGTTTGGAAGGCAAGGCGGACATGGCTGAGATGGCCTGGATGACCAATGATCCAGACACCCTTCCGTTCTTAGCATTGCGCACTTCTGCTTGGCCTGATCAAGGTGGATTTAACTCAGGTTACTATTCCAATCCTCAGGTAGACGAACTTCTCGAGCAGGCCCGTGTCAGCACTAGCCAAACGGTTCGCGCCGCGCTCTACAAGGAGATGCAGCGTATCGTACACGATGATGCCCCATGGGTCTTCGTAGCGAACTGGAAGCAAAACGCTGTGACTGGGAGCAATGTGCAAAACTTCCGATTGGAGCCATCCTTCCTCTTGCTTCTGCACAAAGTTAGCAAGAATTAAAAGAATTTGGGGGTTGCTTCTCTTGCGGTGCGACCCCCACTTCTCTTTTCGAAGCTAATTCTCATTGATGTTGCGTTATACAATTCACCGACTGCTGTTGACCATCCCAGTACTAGTTGGGATTTCAGTGGTCGTTTTTCTGATCATGGCCCTAATTCCCGGAGATCCTGCAACAGCAATTCTCGGTGCATTTGCCACTCTAGAAAATGCTACGAAACTCAGAGCTGAATTGGGGTTGGATCGGCCATTGATTGAGCAATACTTCACT
Coding sequences within:
- a CDS encoding ABC transporter substrate-binding protein — its product is MVLLSFLLLSFGLTIQAATPKDVLVVAQIAEPKSMDPATVTAVNDFRILMNVYDGLVRYRSGTLEVEPGLAESWTISDDGKAYTFSLRQGIKFHDGSPFNAEAVKFNFDRMLVKDHPYAETGPFPLSFFFSAIKETTVVDEHTVRFRMDDPYAPLLSNLAYPTGLIISPEAVKKHGKDVGRNPAGTGPYQFREWKSNQHVILDQNGGYWDGQAGLRSVVFRPITDANTRVAEMLSGGIDMMVEVPPDNVATFSSNSSYALHEQAGPHLWFLILNLKEGPLQDKRVRQALNYAINKQALVENVLQNTATVASGPTPAAFSWAYNDALQPYPYDPAKARELVKAAGAEGATLTFYVTEGGSGMLDPVPMGTAIQADLKAIGLNVKIETYEWNTFLGKVNPGLEGKADMAEMAWMTNDPDTLPFLALRTSAWPDQGGFNSGYYSNPQVDELLEQARVSTSQTVRAALYKEMQRIVHDDAPWVFVANWKQNAVTGSNVQNFRLEPSFLLLLHKVSKN